A region of Diceros bicornis minor isolate mBicDic1 chromosome 31, mDicBic1.mat.cur, whole genome shotgun sequence DNA encodes the following proteins:
- the BTBD18 gene encoding BTB/POZ domain-containing protein 18, with the protein MCSPASPKILYRNPRFLRLAFLQLHHQQQSGVFCDVLLQAEGEAVPAHCCILSACSPFFTERLERERPAQGRKVVLELGGLKIRTLRKLVDFLYTSEMEVSQEEAQDVLSAARQLRVSELESLQLEGGKLVKAPQGRRLNRECLQPPSAAPISARVVASSRRPRTPLPVTQTPCPLGAVRLKSSAKEEGSPEKSNRQNAENLSGTLLLKRKARACPTPQEKSSSPSSHSQGPKENKSDPALGPTALSPPSLYPSVDERLLPRKIRLSRSKLSPDVCTSKPSSILSGPSSVPTAPGRRLWRQKSINKGASEDKQKPGRASPLQSTPGPSGLGKTGGSKKRSPEVRAPNSDSAEEGQVGRVKLRKTVNGTCWEVVQEPPLKNSQDSPQIPESGDLEESPPETQPSSIKEQEMSSARTGLCQDSPLCSRLQDILLSASRSPGHPVVKSKFGSSPELAGKEPGLDTDCREPYAFDTALLGQPCEAEEYRITSAAATSELEEILDFMLCGSDIEPPIGSLESPRTEGCRTPSYHLTETEKNWIEGEEWCLPDMELWPRELTGLEKEPVPENKETIEPFSPLVMPSENKVPIEPLSPLVMPSEMSEEEVLSVGGSWTPDLKITSSQPLDGQRDKHLHIDSCDTPPRSYEDLLPPSSNWVETRLEVSLTMDEVLYPSPEAGKEVSGSLEVLSPLPGSSEDEEIDVVDWTSEGRLVPTSIPSVWPDPSSESETEIDILT; encoded by the exons ATGTGCTCTCCTGCCAGTCCCAAAATCCTATACAGGAATCCCCGGTTCCTCCGGTTAGCTTTTCTGCAGCTTCATCACCAGCAACAGAGTGGTGTGTTCTGTGATGTCCTTCTGCAGGCAGAAG GTGAGGCAGTCCCAGCCCATTGCTGCATCCTGTCAGCCTGcagccccttcttcacagagCGCCTAGAGCGAGAGAGGCCAGCCCAGGGTCGGAAGGTGGTGCTGGAGCTGGGGGGCCTGAAGATCAGGACACTTCGGAAGCTGGTGGACTTCCTCTATACCTCAGAGATGGAAGTCTCTCAAGAAGAAGCCCAGGATGTGCTTTCTGCTGCCCGTCAGCTGCGTGTATCTGAGCTAGAATCCCTTCAGCTAGAGGGTGGGAAGCTGGTGAAGGCCCCTCAGGGCCGAAGACTGAACCGGGAATGCTTACAACCTCCAAGTGCTGCACCAATCTCTGCCAGGGTGGTGGCATCCAGCCGCCGCCCTCGAACTCCACTGCCTGTTACTCAGACTCCTTGTCCTCTTGGGGCGGTGAGATTGAAGTCCTCAGCGAAGGAGGAGGGGTCCCCGGAGAAGAGCAACCGACAGAATGCAGAGAACTTGTCTGGCACTCTTCTACTCAAGAGGAAGGCCAGAGCCTGCCCAACTCCACAAGAAAAAAGCTCTTCTCCATCAAGCCATAGTCAGGGACCTAAAGAGAACAAGAGTGACCCTGCCCTTGGTCCTACAGCGCTTTCCCCACCCAGCTTGTACCCCTCTGTGGATGAGCGACTATTGCCCAGAAAGATCAGGCTGAGTCGCTCAAAGCTGTCTCCTGATGTCTGTACATCCAAGCCTTCCAGCATTTTAAGCGGACCCAGCTCAGTGCCCACAGCCCCTGGCCGGCGTCTTTGGCGGCAGAAGAGTATAAATAAAGGAGCATCAGAGGACAAGCAGAAACCAGGGAGAGCTAGCCCTCTACAGAGCACCCCAGGCCCATCTGGTCTCGGAAAGACAGGTGGGAGCAAGAAGCGGAGCCCTGAAGTCAGGGCACCTAACTCAGACtctgcagaggaggggcaggtTGGGAGAGTGAAACTTCGAAAGACTGTCAACGGGACATGTTGGGAGGTTGTGCAAGAGCCTCCCCTCAAAAACTCGCAAGATAGTCCTCAGATCCCAGAATCTGGAGACTTGGAAGAGTCCCCTCCAGAGACTCAGCCATCCTCAATTAAGGAGCAGGAAATGTCGTCTGCTAGAACAGGTCTATGTCAGGACTCCCCCCTGTGCTCTAGGCTACAAGACATTCTGCTCTCTGCTAGCCGCTCCCCAGGCCACCCAGTGGTGAAGTCCAAGTTTGGGTCCAGTCCAGAGCTGGCAGGGAAGGAACCTGGGTTGGATACTGACTGCAGAGAGCCCTATGCATTTGACACAGCCCTGCTGGGGCAGCCCTGTGAAGCTGAGGAGTACCGAATCACGAGTGCTGCTGCCACCAGTGAGCTGGAGGAGATCCTGGACTTCATGCTCTGTGGCTCAGACATTGAGCCACCTATAGGGTCTCTGGAGAGTCCCAGAACTGAGGGCTGCAGGACCCCTAGTTATCACctgacagaaacagaaaaaaactggATTGAAGGGGAAGAATGGTGTTTACCAGACATGGAACTCTGGCCCAGGGAGCTCACAGGACTGGAAAAGGAACCTGTTCCTGAGAACAAAGAGACAATTGAGCCCTTTAGCCCCCTTGTCATGCCCTCTGAGAACAAAGTGCCAATCGAGCCCCTTAGCCCCCTAGTCATGCCCTCTGAGATGAGTGAAGAGGAGGTGCTTTCAGTGGGAGGCTCTTGGACTCCAGACCTGAAAATTACCAGCTCCCAGCCACTGGATGGTCAGAGAGACAAGCATCTCCACATTGACTCCTGTGACACTCCCCCAAGGTCCTATGAGGACCTCTTGCCTCCCTCTTCAAACTGGGTGGAGACTCGGCTGGAAGTGTCCCTAACTATGGATGAGGTACTGTACCCTTCTCCAGAGGCAGGCAAGGAAGTATCTGGCAGCCTTGAGGTGTTGAGCCCACTTCCTGGCAGCTCTGAAGACGAAGAGATTGATGTGGTGGACTGGACATCAGAGGGGAGGCTGGTGCCAACCAGTATTCCCTCTGTATGGCCCGACCCTTCCTCCGAGTCAGAAACAGAGATAGACATACTAACATAG